A window of the Dunckerocampus dactyliophorus isolate RoL2022-P2 chromosome 21, RoL_Ddac_1.1, whole genome shotgun sequence genome harbors these coding sequences:
- the LOC129174301 gene encoding retinol dehydrogenase 11-like: MQAIRSLFIPKWSSDVRLDGKTAIVTGANTGIGKETAKDLAARGARVILACRDMAKAEQAAKDIMRAVPCPKVVVRQLDLADTKSICQFAEKIYNSEKALHYLINNAGVAICPYATTADGFEMQFGVNHLGHFFLTFLLLDLLKHSAPSRVINLSSIAHTMGRIHFDDLSGEKSYHPVRAYTQSKLANVLFTRELAKRTEAMGVMVYSVDPGTVNTEITRHIRRPLADLVQMFGSLIKTPEEGAYTTIYCVVTPEGLLQNGGHYKDCAHNKSCRAGQDDGTALKLWAASCHLLSIRWR; this comes from the exons ATGCAGGCGATAAG GTCTCTGTTTATCCCCAAATGGTCATCTGACGTGCGTCTAGATGGGAAGACGGCTATAGTAACGGGGGCCAACACAGGAATCGGCAAAGAGACGGCTAAAGACCTCGCTGCCAGAG GTGCACGAGTGATCCTGGCGTGCAGGGACATGGCCAAGGCCGAGCAGGCGGCCAAAGACATAATGAGGGCGGTGCCGTGCCCCAAGGTTGTTGTCAGGCAACTGGATTTGGCCGACACCAAATCCATCTGCCAGTTTGCCGAGAAAATCTACAACA GCGAGAAGGCGCTCCACTACTTGATCAACAACGCCGGTGTGGCTATTTGTCCTTACGCCACCACTGCGGACGGATTTGAGATGCAGTTTGGAGTCAATCACTTGG GTCATTTTTTCCTCACCTTCCTGCTACTGGACTTGCTTAAACACTCTGCCCCTTCCCGGGTCATCAACCTTTCCTCCATTGCTCACACCATGGGCCGGATCCACTTTGACGACCTGAGTGGGGAGAAGAGCTACCACCCCGTGCGGGCCTACACGCAGAGCAAGCTGGCCAACGTCCTGTTTACCAGGGAGCTGGCAAAAAGGACCGAGG CTATGGGAGTGATGGTGTACTCAGTGGACCCTGGTACCGTGAACACGGAGATAACGAGACACATCAGGAGGCCTCTGGCGGACCTCGTCCAAATGTTTGGTTCTCTGATCAAGACGCCGGAAGAAGGGGCGTATACCACCATCTACTGCGTGGTGACCCCTGAGGGTCTGCTGCAGAACGGAGGACACTACAA GGATTGTGCCCACAACAAGAGCTGCAGGGCGGGTCAAGATGATGGCACCGCCTTAAAGCTGTGGGCCGCCAGCTGCCACCTGCTGAGCATCCGCTGGAGATAG
- the LOC129174300 gene encoding retinol dehydrogenase 12-like isoform X1: MRSGDDDDDAKRHIVLLSESAGRCLRGGGKMYCRTVCCKRWSCEERLDGQTVVITGANTGIGKETARDLAARGARIIMACRDLERAEEARLDILEDTGNENVVIRKLDLSDSRSIRAFAELINKEEKKVNILINNAGIMMCPYSKTADGFEMQFGVNHLGHFLLTYLLLDLIKWSAPARIIVVASVAHTWTGIQLEDLNSESSYDPMKAYGQSKLANVLFARALARKLSGTGVSVFSLHPGVVQSDLWRHQHQCIQVAVKIFRIFTKTTVEGAQTTIYCAVQPGLESQSGGYFSDCAPARCSRTASDDDLAQKLWDSSCNMLSITWH, translated from the exons ATGAggagcggtgatgatgatgatgatgcgaAGAGACACATTGTTCTTTTGTCCGAGAGTGCTGGAAGGTGTttgagaggaggaggaaagatGTACTGCAG gACTGTGTGCTGTAAACGCTGGTCGTGTGAGGAGAGGCTGGATGGTCAAACGGTCGTCATCACCGGAGCAAACACTGGCATCGGCAAGGAGACTGCCCGGGACCTGGCAGCAAGAG GCGCCCGCATCATCATGGCGTGCAGGGACCTGGAAAGGGCAGAAGAGGCCAGACTGGACATTTTGGAAGACACTGGCAATGAGAATGTGGTGATCAGGAAGCTGGATCTATCCGACAGCAGGTCCATTCGAGCCTTTGCAGAGCTCATCAACAAAG AGGAGAAAAAAGTGAATATTCTGATCAACAACGCAGGCATCATGATGTGCCCGTACTCCAAGACTGCTGACGGCTTTGAAATGCAGTTCGGAGTCAACCATTTGG gtcacttcctgttgacgTACCTGCTGCTGGACCTGATCAAGTGGTCAGCTCCGGCTCGGATTATCGTGGTGGCATCGGTGGCTCACACCTGGACCGGCATCCAACTGGAAGACCTCAACAGCGAGAGCAGCTACGACCCCATGAAAGCCTACGGACAGAGCAAACTGGCCAATGTCCTCTTTGCAAGAGCCCTGGCCAGGAAGCTGTCAG GAACTGGGGTGAGCGTGTTCTCCCTCCACCCGGGTGTGGTGCAGTCCGACCTGTGGAGGCACCAGCACCAGTGTATCCAGGTGGCTGTGAAGATCTTCAGGATTTTCACCAAGACAACGGTGGAGGGGGCTCAGACCACCATCTACTGCGCCGTCCAGCCCGGCCTGGAGAGTCAGAGTGGGGGCTACTTCAG TGATTGCGCCCCTGCAAGGTGCTCCAGAACGGCCTCTGATGATGACTTGGCCCAGAAGCTGTGGGACAGCAGCTGCAACATGCTTAGCATCACCTGGCACTGA
- the LOC129174300 gene encoding retinol dehydrogenase 12-like isoform X2, with amino-acid sequence MRSGDDDDDAKRHIVLLSESAGRCLRGGGKMYCRTVCCKRWSCEERLDGQTVVITGANTGIGKETARDLAARGARIIMACRDLERAEEARLDILEDTGNENVVIRKLDLSDSRSIRAFAELINKGHFLLTYLLLDLIKWSAPARIIVVASVAHTWTGIQLEDLNSESSYDPMKAYGQSKLANVLFARALARKLSGTGVSVFSLHPGVVQSDLWRHQHQCIQVAVKIFRIFTKTTVEGAQTTIYCAVQPGLESQSGGYFSDCAPARCSRTASDDDLAQKLWDSSCNMLSITWH; translated from the exons ATGAggagcggtgatgatgatgatgatgcgaAGAGACACATTGTTCTTTTGTCCGAGAGTGCTGGAAGGTGTttgagaggaggaggaaagatGTACTGCAG gACTGTGTGCTGTAAACGCTGGTCGTGTGAGGAGAGGCTGGATGGTCAAACGGTCGTCATCACCGGAGCAAACACTGGCATCGGCAAGGAGACTGCCCGGGACCTGGCAGCAAGAG GCGCCCGCATCATCATGGCGTGCAGGGACCTGGAAAGGGCAGAAGAGGCCAGACTGGACATTTTGGAAGACACTGGCAATGAGAATGTGGTGATCAGGAAGCTGGATCTATCCGACAGCAGGTCCATTCGAGCCTTTGCAGAGCTCATCAACAAAG gtcacttcctgttgacgTACCTGCTGCTGGACCTGATCAAGTGGTCAGCTCCGGCTCGGATTATCGTGGTGGCATCGGTGGCTCACACCTGGACCGGCATCCAACTGGAAGACCTCAACAGCGAGAGCAGCTACGACCCCATGAAAGCCTACGGACAGAGCAAACTGGCCAATGTCCTCTTTGCAAGAGCCCTGGCCAGGAAGCTGTCAG GAACTGGGGTGAGCGTGTTCTCCCTCCACCCGGGTGTGGTGCAGTCCGACCTGTGGAGGCACCAGCACCAGTGTATCCAGGTGGCTGTGAAGATCTTCAGGATTTTCACCAAGACAACGGTGGAGGGGGCTCAGACCACCATCTACTGCGCCGTCCAGCCCGGCCTGGAGAGTCAGAGTGGGGGCTACTTCAG TGATTGCGCCCCTGCAAGGTGCTCCAGAACGGCCTCTGATGATGACTTGGCCCAGAAGCTGTGGGACAGCAGCTGCAACATGCTTAGCATCACCTGGCACTGA
- the LOC129174300 gene encoding retinol dehydrogenase 12-like isoform X3, producing MACRDLERAEEARLDILEDTGNENVVIRKLDLSDSRSIRAFAELINKEEKKVNILINNAGIMMCPYSKTADGFEMQFGVNHLGHFLLTYLLLDLIKWSAPARIIVVASVAHTWTGIQLEDLNSESSYDPMKAYGQSKLANVLFARALARKLSGTGVSVFSLHPGVVQSDLWRHQHQCIQVAVKIFRIFTKTTVEGAQTTIYCAVQPGLESQSGGYFSDCAPARCSRTASDDDLAQKLWDSSCNMLSITWH from the exons ATGGCGTGCAGGGACCTGGAAAGGGCAGAAGAGGCCAGACTGGACATTTTGGAAGACACTGGCAATGAGAATGTGGTGATCAGGAAGCTGGATCTATCCGACAGCAGGTCCATTCGAGCCTTTGCAGAGCTCATCAACAAAG AGGAGAAAAAAGTGAATATTCTGATCAACAACGCAGGCATCATGATGTGCCCGTACTCCAAGACTGCTGACGGCTTTGAAATGCAGTTCGGAGTCAACCATTTGG gtcacttcctgttgacgTACCTGCTGCTGGACCTGATCAAGTGGTCAGCTCCGGCTCGGATTATCGTGGTGGCATCGGTGGCTCACACCTGGACCGGCATCCAACTGGAAGACCTCAACAGCGAGAGCAGCTACGACCCCATGAAAGCCTACGGACAGAGCAAACTGGCCAATGTCCTCTTTGCAAGAGCCCTGGCCAGGAAGCTGTCAG GAACTGGGGTGAGCGTGTTCTCCCTCCACCCGGGTGTGGTGCAGTCCGACCTGTGGAGGCACCAGCACCAGTGTATCCAGGTGGCTGTGAAGATCTTCAGGATTTTCACCAAGACAACGGTGGAGGGGGCTCAGACCACCATCTACTGCGCCGTCCAGCCCGGCCTGGAGAGTCAGAGTGGGGGCTACTTCAG TGATTGCGCCCCTGCAAGGTGCTCCAGAACGGCCTCTGATGATGACTTGGCCCAGAAGCTGTGGGACAGCAGCTGCAACATGCTTAGCATCACCTGGCACTGA
- the sec61g gene encoding protein transport protein Sec61 subunit gamma, whose amino-acid sequence MDQVMQFVEPSRQFVKDSIRLVKRCTKPDRKEFQKIAMATAIGFAIMGFIGFFVKLIHIPINNIIVGG is encoded by the exons ATGGATCAGGTCATGCAGTTCGTCGAGCCGAGCAGGCAGTTCGTCAAAGACTCCATAAGGCTTGTCAAGAGATGCACGAAACCCGACAGGAAAG AATTCCAGAAAATCGCAATGGCTACGGCTATTGGATTCGCCATCATGGGATTCATCGGCTTCTTCGTGAAACTGATCCACATCCCCATCAACAACATCATTGT tggTGGTTAA